One Verrucomicrobiota bacterium DNA window includes the following coding sequences:
- a CDS encoding sulfatase, with the protein MSASNPNVLFVIVDDLRPELGCYGNSEIKTPGFDAFSEQAVTFKRAYCQAAVCAPSRASVMTGLRPDTNHVWDLRGKFRINMPDVVTIPQHFKKHGYHTVSMGKIFHNHMPDLESFDEPDLKPLEYMTPEMIDRDAESFYYDEELNQELAEVRERRLAKNPNAYADGWAYGRSTENSDAPDNAFYDGAQTELAIETLKRLKEREEPFFLALGYYRPHLPFVAPTKYWDLYDQDKLSMADNPFLPHNSPVMAMNSAYELKGCYDLEDTPHPAVGQLDEDTARRLKHGYYASVSYVDACFEKLMNGLDELGLADDTIVVVWGDHGWKLGEHGSWCKQTNYDIDVHVPLLIRVAGMSAAGESCERLVELVDLYPTLCDLAGITIPDEMEGTSLKPLLTDPDMNWKPAAFSQFHRNPRVSPDEKRYMGYSMVTERYHYVEWRYWDDVAGVSGDLAAIELYDQEMDPGENVNIANNAQNRNLIGSLARQLKAEWPTKGVLK; encoded by the coding sequence TTGTGGATGATCTTCGGCCGGAGCTGGGTTGTTATGGGAATTCTGAGATTAAGACGCCCGGTTTCGATGCGTTCTCCGAGCAGGCGGTTACCTTCAAGCGCGCCTATTGTCAGGCTGCGGTGTGCGCACCATCGCGTGCAAGTGTGATGACAGGTCTTCGGCCTGACACGAATCACGTCTGGGATTTGCGCGGGAAGTTTCGCATCAATATGCCCGACGTGGTGACTATTCCTCAGCATTTCAAAAAGCACGGCTACCACACCGTTTCGATGGGGAAGATTTTCCATAATCATATGCCGGACCTGGAATCCTTTGATGAACCGGATCTGAAGCCGTTGGAATACATGACGCCGGAAATGATCGATCGGGATGCCGAGTCCTTTTACTACGACGAGGAACTTAACCAAGAGCTTGCGGAGGTGCGTGAACGCCGTTTGGCGAAAAATCCGAATGCCTACGCGGACGGTTGGGCCTATGGTCGATCCACTGAAAATTCGGATGCGCCGGATAATGCCTTTTACGATGGTGCTCAAACGGAGTTGGCTATTGAAACCCTCAAACGCTTGAAGGAGAGAGAAGAACCTTTTTTCCTGGCCCTCGGATACTATCGACCTCATCTGCCTTTTGTCGCTCCCACAAAGTATTGGGATCTTTACGATCAGGATAAACTCTCGATGGCCGACAATCCTTTTTTGCCACACAACTCGCCGGTGATGGCCATGAACTCAGCTTACGAGTTGAAAGGGTGCTATGATTTGGAGGATACTCCTCACCCGGCCGTTGGGCAGTTGGATGAGGATACCGCACGGCGCTTGAAACACGGGTATTATGCTTCAGTCAGTTATGTCGATGCCTGCTTTGAAAAACTTATGAACGGACTCGACGAGCTGGGCCTTGCCGATGACACCATTGTTGTGGTGTGGGGAGACCATGGATGGAAACTCGGGGAACATGGTAGCTGGTGTAAGCAAACGAACTATGACATAGATGTACATGTTCCTCTGCTGATTCGTGTCGCAGGTATGAGCGCAGCTGGAGAAAGTTGTGAGCGTTTGGTTGAACTGGTTGATTTGTACCCAACCCTCTGTGACCTGGCTGGAATAACGATTCCAGATGAGATGGAAGGCACAAGCCTGAAGCCGCTCCTGACTGATCCTGATATGAATTGGAAGCCCGCTGCCTTCAGCCAGTTTCATCGCAACCCTCGGGTCAGTCCCGATGAGAAACGGTATATGGGTTATTCCATGGTGACTGAGCGATACCACTATGTGGAATGGCGTTACTGGGATGATGTAGCCGGAGTTTCCGGTGACCTTGCGGCAATTGAACTCTACGACCAGGAAATGGATCCTGGCGAAAATGTTAATATCGCGAACAATGCTCAAAATCGGAATTTGATTGGGAGCTTAGCCAGACAATTGAAAGCTGAGTGGCCAACGAAGGGAGTCCTGAAATAA